The Tropicibacter oceani DNA segment CAAGGGTCAGAAGTCGCGTTCGGGTGTGGCCATCAATGGCTACGAAGGCGGCCAGATGCCGCTGTACCAGCGTCTGCCCAAGCGTGGCTTTAACAAGCCGAACCGCAAGGCCTATGCTGTCATCAACCTGAACATCATCCAGAAGTTCATCGATGCGGGCAAGCTGGACGCTGCCAACATCACCGAGGACACGCTGGTTGCCAGCGGTGCCGTGCGCCGCAAGCTGGACGGTATCCGCGTCCTGGCCAAAGGTGCGCTGACCGGCAAGGCCACCATTTCCGTGACCGGCGCCTCCAAGGCCGCGATCGAAGCCGTCGAAAAGGCGGGCGGTGCCCTGAATGTGACGGCGGCTGCCGAATAAAACGGGTTGTGAGCGGCCAACGCGCCGCTTACATACATCCCAGTTTTCCTTATAGCGCCGCCCGATGCTGGAAAACGCATCGAGGCGGCGTTTGAATTCAAAAGAGAGACCCGCATGGTATCCGCAGTAGAGCAGATGGCCGCCAACACCAGTTGGTCGGCGCTAGGCAAAGCCACCGACCTGCGCAACCGTATCCTCTTTACCCTTGGCCTGTTGATCGTTTACCGCCTTGGCACCTTCATTCCCGTACCGGGGATCGACGGCGCGGCGCTGCGCGAATTCATGGAGCAGGCCGGGCAGGGGATCGGCGGCATGGTGTCGATGTTCACCGGCGGGGCGCTTGGGCGCATGGGCATCTTTGCCCTGGGCATCATGCCCTATATCTCGGCCTCGATCATCGTGCAGCTGCTGTCGTCGATGGTGCCCGCGCTTGAGCAACTCAAGAAAGAGGGCGAGCAGGGCCGCAAGAAGATCAACCAGTACACCCGGTTCGGCACCGTGGCGCTGGCGCTGTTCCAGGCCTACGGTCTTGCCGCCAGCCTTGAGGCGGGCGACCTTGCCCATGATCCGGGTTGGTATTTCCGCGCGTCGGTCGTGATCACGCTGGTCGGCGGCACCATGTTCCTGATGTGGCTGGGTGAGCAGATCACCGCACGCGGCATTGGCAACGGCATTTCGCTGATCATCTTTGTCGGCATCATCGCCGAGGTTCCCGCCGCGCTGGCGCAGTTCTTTGAATCGGGCCGTTCGGGCGCGATCAGCCCTGCCGTCATCGTTGGTGTGATGCTGATGGTGGTGGGCGTGATCGCCTTTGTGGTGTTCATGGAACGCGCACTGCGCAAGATCACCATCCAGTATCCGCGCCGTCAGGTCGGCATGAAGATGACCGAGGCGCAGAACAGCCACCTGCCGGTGAAGGTGAACCCGGCAGGCGTGATCCCGGCGATCTTTGCAAGCTCGCTGCTGTTGCTGCCGGTCACGATCTCGACCTTCTCGGGGTCTGACGCGGGCCCGATCATGTCGACGATTCTGGCCTACTTTGGCCCCGGCCAGCCGCTGTACCTGCTGTTCTTTGCCGCGATGATCGTGTTCTTTGCCTATTTCTACACCTTCAACGTGTCGTTCAAACCCGATGACGTGGCGGACAACCTGAAGAATCAGAACGGCTTTGTTCCCGGCATCCGTCCGGGCAAGAACACCGCCGCCTATCTGGAATACGTGGTCAACCGCGTGCTGGTTCTGGGCTCGGCCTATCTGGCGGCGGTCTGTCTGCTGCCGGAAATCCTGCGCGGTCAGTTCGCCATCCCGTTCTATTTTGGCGGCACCTCGGTCCTGATTGTCGTGTCGGTGACGATGGATACGATCCAGCAGGTTCAAAGCCATCTTCTGGCGCACCAGTACGAAGGTCTTATTCAGAAATCGCAACTGCGCGGTAAGGGTAAGGCTCGCAAGAAAAAGGGGCCCGCACGGCGATGAACATCATTCTTCTTGGACCGCCGGGCGCGGGCAAAGGCACTCAGGCACGGATTCTGGTCGAAGAGCGGGGCATGGTCCAGCTGTCCACCGGCGACATGCTGCGCGAGGCCAAGGACAGCGGCACCGAGATGGGCAAATTGGTTGCCGATGTCATGGCGCGCGGCGAGCTGGTCACAGACGAGATCGTCATTGGCCTGATCCGCGAAAAGCTGGAAACCACCAAGGCGAACGGGTTCATCTTTGACGGTTTCCCGCGCACGCTGAAGCAGGCGGATGCCCTGGGCGAATTGCTGGCCGAAATGGGCCACACGCTGGACAAGGTGATCGAACTGCGTGTCGATGACGAGGCGCTGGTCGCCCGCATCACCGCCCGATCCACCTGTGGCAACTGCGGTGAGGTCTATAACGACAACACCAAGCCGATCCCAGCCGATGGGGTCTGCACCTCCTGCCGGGAAAAGGCCGAGTTCAAGCGCCGCGCCGACGACAACGAAGACAGCCTGCGCACCCGCCTGATGGCCTATTACAAGATGACTTCGCCGCTGGTGGGGTACTACTATGCCAAGGGCCTGTATGCCCGCACCGACGGCATGGGTGAAATCGGTGCCGTGAAGGCCAGTGTGGCTGGTCTGCTCGACAGCTGATCCGGGACCGGAACAGGCATCCACAAAAGGCCGCGTCATCGCGGCCTTTTTCGTGTAGGCTGGTCGGTATTCAACCGATGAGGCTTTGCATGATCCGTATTCCCCTGATGGCCCTTTTCCTGCTGCCCGGCGCGGCACTGGCGCAGACCCCTTACAGTTTCGTCACCGATCCCGCGATGTGCGCGATGGACGACATGGCCCGCAACGAGGCCGGCATGAGTTTTGACGGCACCGGGTTCTGGGCCATCGAATATCACTGCGAAATCGCCGATCCGCTGCCGCTGCCGGACTGGACCAGTTTCCAGGAACACATCAGCGCGGGCTATTGCGAAGAGCCGGGCGCGCTGTTCCCTGATGTCTTTGTGATCCGCTGGAGCGAGTTTGAAACCGGGCAGATTTCGGTCTATCACGGCAGCGGCGGTGAGCCGGAAACCTACCACCTGTGCGAAGGCTAGGCAGGGGGGCTTGACCTCCCGCTGAAATGCCCCTACCCACCCCTATCTCTGACCGAGAATCATCGACGTTGGCCGGGTCGCACCCTGCTGACCGACCACCTGATCAGCTTTGGCCCGGCGGCAAAAAATGCCTCGGGCCTCATGTTGTGAAAAAAGGGCCTGGTATCACGGGCTCGCAACGAAAAGGAATATGACACGTGGCACGTATTGCCGGCGTTAACATCCCGACCCATAAGCGGGTGCCGATCGCAC contains these protein-coding regions:
- a CDS encoding adenylate kinase, which produces MNIILLGPPGAGKGTQARILVEERGMVQLSTGDMLREAKDSGTEMGKLVADVMARGELVTDEIVIGLIREKLETTKANGFIFDGFPRTLKQADALGELLAEMGHTLDKVIELRVDDEALVARITARSTCGNCGEVYNDNTKPIPADGVCTSCREKAEFKRRADDNEDSLRTRLMAYYKMTSPLVGYYYAKGLYARTDGMGEIGAVKASVAGLLDS
- the secY gene encoding preprotein translocase subunit SecY codes for the protein MVSAVEQMAANTSWSALGKATDLRNRILFTLGLLIVYRLGTFIPVPGIDGAALREFMEQAGQGIGGMVSMFTGGALGRMGIFALGIMPYISASIIVQLLSSMVPALEQLKKEGEQGRKKINQYTRFGTVALALFQAYGLAASLEAGDLAHDPGWYFRASVVITLVGGTMFLMWLGEQITARGIGNGISLIIFVGIIAEVPAALAQFFESGRSGAISPAVIVGVMLMVVGVIAFVVFMERALRKITIQYPRRQVGMKMTEAQNSHLPVKVNPAGVIPAIFASSLLLLPVTISTFSGSDAGPIMSTILAYFGPGQPLYLLFFAAMIVFFAYFYTFNVSFKPDDVADNLKNQNGFVPGIRPGKNTAAYLEYVVNRVLVLGSAYLAAVCLLPEILRGQFAIPFYFGGTSVLIVVSVTMDTIQQVQSHLLAHQYEGLIQKSQLRGKGKARKKKGPARR
- the rplO gene encoding 50S ribosomal protein L15, with protein sequence MKLHELRDNPGATKRKKRIGRGAGSGMGKTGGRGIKGQKSRSGVAINGYEGGQMPLYQRLPKRGFNKPNRKAYAVINLNIIQKFIDAGKLDAANITEDTLVASGAVRRKLDGIRVLAKGALTGKATISVTGASKAAIEAVEKAGGALNVTAAAE